The Neovison vison isolate M4711 chromosome 13, ASM_NN_V1, whole genome shotgun sequence genome includes a region encoding these proteins:
- the LOC122893199 gene encoding olfactory receptor 4L1-like, whose translation MDLKNGSVVTEFILLGFSGQWELQIFFFVTFSLIYSATVLGNILIMVIVTISTNLHSPMYFLLGNLSFLDMCLSTVTTPRMITDLLNEHKTISIWGCMTQMFFMHLFGGAEATLLIAMAFDRYVAICKPLHYRTIMNQRLLSGFVIFSWTIGFVHTMSQMVLTVNLPFCGPNVIDNIFCDLPLVIKLACTDTYTLEFFVIADSGLLSFICFILLLFSYTVILITVQQRSSGGLSKALSTLSAHIIVVTLFFGPCIFIYAWPFNSFAGNKVLAVFYTVITPLLNPIIYTLRNQKMQRAMRKLQFQHVISTQNF comes from the coding sequence ATGGATCTTAAAAATGGATCTGTAGTGACTGAGTTTATTTTACTAGGATTTTCTGGACAATGGGAActtcagattttcttctttgtaacaTTCTCCTTAATCTACAGTGCTACTGTGTTGGGAAATATTCTCATTATGGTCATAGTGACAATTAGTACCAACCTTCATTCTCCCATGTATTTCCTCCTTGGAAACCTCTCTTTTCTAGATATGTGCCTCTCCACTGTCACAACACCCAGAATGATCACAGACTTACTCAATGAACACAAGACCATCTCCATATGGGGCTGCATGACCCAGATGTTCTTTATGCACTTATTTGGGGGTGCTGAGGCAACTCTTTTGATAGCCATGGCCTTTGACAGATATGTAGCCATATGCAAACCCCTGCACTACAGGACAATCATGAACCAGAGACTGCTGAGTGGATTTGTAATATTTTCATGGACAATTGGGTTTGTACACACCATGAGCCAGATGGTACTAACAGTAAACTTGCCTTTCTGTGGCCCCAATGTAATAGACAATATATTTTGTGACCTTCCCCTTGTGATTAAGCTTGCTTGTACGGACACATACACCCTGGAATTCTTTGTCATTGCTGACAGTGGGCTGCTCTCATTCATCTGTTtcatcctcctccttttctcctacACTGTCATCCTGATCACTGTACAACAAAGATCATCCGGAGGGCTCTCCAAGGCTCTGTCCACACTGTCTGCACACATCATTGTGGTCACTCTGTTCTTTGGACCTTGTATCTTTATCTATGCCTGGCCATTCAACAGTTTTGCAGGCAATAAAGTCCTTGCTGTATTTTACACTGTTATCACACCCTTACTGAATCCCATTATTTATACCCTGAGAAATCAGAAAATGCAAAGGGCCATGAGAAAATTACAGTTCCAACATGTTATCTCTACACAGAACTTCTAG
- the LOC122893094 gene encoding olfactory receptor 4K13-like has product MEKQNHSMVSEFILLGLVEFRELQICFFLFFSIIYIAIVLGNLIIIFVVKLDPHLHSPMYFLLANLSFIDMSLASFATPKMICDLISEYKAISYEGCMAQMFFLHLLGGSEMMLLVAMAIDRFIAICKPLHYKTIMSHRVCIGLALLSWTTGFVHTMSQMVFTVTLPFCGPNVVDSFFCDLPQVIRLACTDTYILELLVIAFSGLLSLFCFIFLFISYSIILITVWHRSSNGSSKALSTLSAHITVVVLFFGPCIFIYIWPFNRVSIDKILSVFYTIFTPLLNPIIYTFRNKDMRKAIRKIKTKQVSSRSTF; this is encoded by the coding sequence atggagaaacaaaatcaCTCCATGGTGTCTGAGTTTATTTTGTTGGGCCTCGTAGAGTTTCGTGAGTTACagatttgctttttcttatttttttccattatctaCATAGCCATTGTATTAGGCAACCTCATCATTATCTTTGTGGTAAAACTGGATCCTCACTTACACTCTCCCATGTACTTCTTACTGGCCAACCTCTCCTTCATTGATATGTCCCTGGCCTCCTTTGCTACTCCTAAAATGATCTGTGATCTAATTAGTGAATATAAGGCTATCTCCTATGAAGGCTGCATGGCCCAGATGTTCTTCCTTCACCTTTTAGGTGGAAGTGAGATGATGTTGCTTGTAGCCATGGCAATTGATAGATTCATTGCCATTTGCAAACCCCTCCATTACAAAACTATCATGAGCCACCGTGTTTGCATAGGACTTGCACTTCTGTCCTGGACCACTGGTTTTGTGCACACTATGAGCCAAATGGTGTTCACAGTGACTTTACCATTCTGTGGCCCCAATGTTGTGGATAGCTTTTTTTGTGATCTGCCTCAGGTCATCAGACTTGCTTGTACTGACACTTATATCTTGGAATTGTTAGTCATTGCATTTAGTGGACtactttctttgttctgtttcatttttctgttcatcTCCTATAGCATCATTCTGATTACTGTCTGGCATCGCTCCTCCAATGGGTCTTCCAAGGCTTTATCTACTCTTTCAGCCCACATTACAGTGGTGGTACTGTTCTTTGGTCCTTGCATCTTTATCTATATATGGCCGTTCAACAGGGTGTCCATAGATAAGATCCTTTCTGTGTTTTACACAATTTTCACTCCCCTTTTAAATCCAATCATCTACACATTCAGGAATAAAGACATGAGGaaagcaataagaaaaataaagaccaaaCAAGTGAGTTCCCGATCAACCTTTTAA